Part of the Faecalibacterium duncaniae genome, TCAACTTGCCCCGAACTTTTACAATTAAATACCCGCCGCCCACATAGCGGCACACCGAGCAGGAAATCTGAAAAAGGTCTCCTGCTTTTTTTCTGCCAAAATGAGGTGGTAAAACGCCACCCCATCCACCAATTACCGAAAGGAGGGACACGAAATGCCCTGCCCACACAACGAAATCACGATTGTTCAGCGCAGCCAGCGACAGTCTGCGGTTGCCGCCGCTGCTTACCAAAGCGGCGAAAAGCTGTTCTGTGAATACGACCAGCAAGTGAAGCACTACCCGGAAAAGCGTGGTATCGTCCACAATGAGATTCTGCTCCCAGCAAATGCCCCGCCGGAGTATGCAGACCGTAATACCTTATGGAACGCCGCCGAAGCGGTGGAAAAACAATGGAACTCCCAGCTTGCAAGGCGGTGGGTGCTTACCATCCCCAGAGAGATACCGCCCGACCAGTATGCTGTCCTTGTCCGGGAGTTTTGTGAGCAGCAGTTTGTTTCCAAAGGCATGATTGCTGATTTTGCAATCCATGACCCCCATCCGCCGGGACACAATCCCCACGCCCATGTCATGCTCACTATGAGGGCAATGGACGAACATGGAAAATGGCTTCCCAAGAGCCGCAAGGTTTATGACCTTGACGAAAACGGGGAACGGATAAAACTTCCGTCCGGCAGATGGAAAAGCCACAAGGAGGATACGGTGGATTGGAACGACCAGAAGTATTGCGAAATCTGGCGGCATGAATGGGAGGTCATCCAGAACCGCTATCTGGAAGCCAATGACCGCCCAGAGCGTGTGGACTTGCGTTCTTATGCCAGACAGGGGCTTGATATTATCCCTACTGTCCATGAGGGAGCTGCTGTCCGGCAGATGGAAAAGCGGGGTATCCAGACGAACATCGGCAACCTGAACCGGGAAATCAGAGCCGCCAACCGCCTGATGAAGTCCATCCGGCAGCTTATCCAAAACCTCAAAGGCTGGATTACCGAGCTGGGAGAAAAACGGAAAGAACTGCTTGCACAAAAGGCGGCGGAGGAAGCGACACTTCTTCCCAATCTACTGATGAAATATATGGAGATACGAAAGGAAGAACGGAAGGACTGGACGAGGTCTGGACAAAATCGGGGGACTTCACAGGACTTAAATGCAGTCAGCGAAGCCCTGTCCTATCTCCAGCAAAAGGGGCTTTCCACTGTGGAGGACTTAGAAGCATTTCTGGAATCTTCCGGGAAATCAGCCGCAGATTACCGCAATCAGATGAAGCCAAAGGAAGCCCGAAGCAAAGTGATTGACGGGATTCTTGCCAGCCGGACAGACTGCAAGGAATGTAAGCCTGTCTATGAGAAGTACCAGAAGATATTTTTTAAGAAAACAAAGGAGAAATTCAAACAGGAACACTCGGAGGTTGCCCGGTATGAAAAAGCCGCCACCCACCTTGCCAAGCACCCAGATGATAAGGACAGTACCCAAAAGGAGCTGCAAGAGGAGCAGGAAACGCTTCTGGAAGAAATCGCAGAGTTGAAAGTACCACTGACCGAGGTACAGGAGGATTTGAAGAAGCTGCGGGACATCCGCTACTGGGTACGGAAAGCCACACCCGGCACAGAGGAAAGTAAAGAGCCGCCTAAGAAGCAGCCCATCAAGGAAGTCTTGCAGGATAAGGCAGACGAGAAAAAGGCTCAAAGAACCGCCCCGGCACAGGCGAAACACAGACAACAGGATATGGAACTTTAACAGGCACTTGCCATTTTCAATCAGAGAATGTCAGGTGCTTTTCTTATTTTCAAGGAGGGATAGATTTGAATGTATTTGAAGCTGTGAAGCAGTCCGTCACAACAAGACAGGCTGCGGAGCATTATGGAATCCATGTAGGTCGGAACGGGATGGCTTGCTGCCCGTTCCATAATGATAAAACCCCAAGCATGAAGCTGGATCGGCGTTACCACTGCTTCGGCTGCGGTGCGGATGGGGATGTGATTGATTTTGCCGCCGCCCTGTATGGGCTGGGAAAGAAAGAAGCCGCCGTACAACTGGCAAATGACTTTGGGCTTTCCTATGAGGACTGGAAACCGCCGGGAAAGGCAAAAAAGCCCAAGCCCCGGCAGAAATCCCCGGAGGAACAGTTTCAGGAAGCAAAGAACCGCTGCTTCCGTATCCTTGCCGATTATCTCCACTTGCTTATGGCATGGAGAACGGAATATGCCCCGCACTCCCCAGAGGAAGCCTTTCATCCCCGGTTTGTGGAAGCCTTACAAAAGCAAGCCCATGTGGAATATCTGCTGGATGTGCTGCTGTTCGGGGAGACAGAGGAAAAAGCGGCTTTGATTGCGGACTACGGAAAGGATGTGATACAGCTTGAACAGCGAATGGCAGAGCTTGCAGCCGCAGACGCAGCAAGAACTAAAAAACACCATGAACGCCATGCAGCCGCCCCAGAGCATTGAGGAAATCAAGGCGGGGCTGGAAACCACCGAGAAAGGCGGTGTCCGCCAGAGCATACGGAACTGCCTGACCGTATTCCAGCGTGACCCTCTGCTTTCCGGGGCTATCGCATACAACATCCTGACCGACCGCAAGGACATCATAAAGCCCATCGGCTTCCACAGGGAAAGCACCGCCCTGAACGATACGGACATGAAGTATCTGCTTCTCTATCTGGAAGAAACCTACGGGCTTACCAATGAGAAGAAGATTGATAACGCCATCGGGATTGTGGCGAATGAAAACAAGTACCATCCCATCCGGGACTATCTCAATACCCTTGTGTGGGACGGGACAGAGCGAATCCGTTTCTGCCTGCGGCACTTTCTGGGGGCTGACGCAGACGATTACACCTATGAAGCGTTGAAGCTGTTCCTGCTGGGTGCAATCTCACGAGCCTTTCAGCCGGGATGCAAATTTGAAATCATGCTCTGTCTGGTAGGCGGTCAGGGGGCTGGCAAGTCCACCTTCTTCCGTCTGCTGGCAGTCCGGGACGAGTGGTTCTCCGATGATTTGCGGAAGTTGGACGATGACAATGTGTACCGCAAGCTGCAAGGTCACTGGATTATCGAAATGTCGGAAATGATGGCAACCGCCAACGCCAAGAGCATTGAGGAAATCAAGTCATTTTTAAGCCGGCAGAAAGAGGTTTACAAGATACCCTATGAAACCCACCCGGCAGACCGCCCCCGTCAGTGCGTGTTTGGCGGCACTTCCAATGCCCTTGATTTTCTTCCCCTTGACCGTTCCGGCAACCGCCGCTTTATCCCCGTCATGGTGTACCCGGAGCAAGCCGAGGTTCACATTTTGGAGGACGAAGCTGCTTCCAGAGCCTATATCGAGCAGATGTGGGCGGAAGCGATGGAGATTTACCGAAGCGGCAGGTTCAAGCTGGCTTTCAGCCCCGACATGCAGCGGTATCTCAAAGAACACCAGCGAGATTTTATGCCGGAGGACACCAAAGCCGGAATGATACAGGCGTATCTTGATAGGTACACCGGGAGCATGGTCTGCTCCAAGCAGCTCTACAAGGAAGCTTTGAACCATGCCTTTGACGAGCCGAAGCAATGGGAAATACGGGAAATCAACGAGATTATGAACCAATGCATTGACCGCTGGCGGTACTTCCCGAATCCAAGAATGTTTTCCGAATACGGCAGACAAAAGGGCTGGGAGCGTGAAAACCCGGCAACGGACTTATGCAACCCGTCTGAAAAAGCAATGGATGGCTTTGTGGAGGTCACAGAACAGATGGAGCTTCCATTCTGAAAATGACAGCCCGTTGCACCCCCTGTTGCTATCCCGTTGCCGAGCCGGTTGCCGGAGAAAACCCCTTATTTCCGGGCGTTTCTCCCTTATGACAACCAAAACAACAGAAAAATAAAAGAAAAGTATAAATAGTAACCATCGCCAGATTGAGATTGTTTGCAAGGTCTTTTGAAGCCCGTTGTCGGACTTCGTTGCCGACACCCTCTGTCTGGCTATTTTCATGTATGGAGGATAACTGCCTATGGCAAAAAACAAAACAGAGATTCATGTGACTACTGTGTTTGACGGGGAACTGGACGCAACCGATGTATTCGTCAGCCTGATTTCCCAGAAATACGGAAAGACAAATACAAAAGAATATCTTGCTAAAAAGAAAGATATAGACTATAATGAAGATGAGGTTCAAAAGAGCCAGATACCGTCTGGATTGTGTGGGTAAATGGCTATGATGAACGAAATGGAATACAGAACAATCGGTTCGGCACTTGCCGGGGGCTATCGTGCGGCGGTCTATTGCAGGCTGTCAAAGGACGATGACCTGCAAGGCGAAAGTGCCAGTATCGCAAACCAGCGTGATATGCTGGAAAAATACTGCGAAAAGCAGGGATGGGAGGTTGTGGCAGTCTATCAGGACGATGGTTTCACAGGTCTTAATATGGAGCGTCCTGATTTACAGAGAATGTTGAGAGCCATTGAGCGCAGGCAAATCAACCTTGTCATCACGAAAGACCTCAGCCGACTGGGGCGGAACTATCTGCAAACCGGGCATTTGATTGAGGACTTTTTCCCAAGAAACGGTGTCCGCTATATCGCCATGAATGACGGTATCGACACCCTGCGGGATAACAACGATATTGCCCCGTTCAAGAATATCCTGAACGAGATGTACAGCAAGGATATTTCCAAGAAAGTCCATTCCTCTTATCTTCTGAAAGCGCAGAAAGGACAGTTTACCGGGTGTCTTGCCCCGTTTGGGTATCGGAAAGACCCGGAGGACAAAAACCATCTGCTCATTGACGAGGAAACCGCCCCGATTGTGCGACTGATTTTCGGATATGCCCTGAACGGTCATGGTCCGAACTATATCCGCAGACGGCTGGAGGAAGAAAAAATCCCCTGCCCCACATGGTGGAACCGGGAACGGGGGCTTCGCAACACCCGAACCAAATGGGAAAAGAAAGACCCAGAAAAAGGACGGTATATGTGGGACTTCTCCGTTATCAAAGACCTTTTGATGAATCCCGTCTACACCGGGGCGATTGCTTCCCAGAAAAAGGACTACCGTTTCAAAATCGGCACGATTGGGGAAAAGAAGCCGGAGGACTGGATTGTGGTGGAGGGGCAGCATGAACCGCTGATTGACCGCATGAGCTTTGACATTGTGCAGAATAAGCTGAAATCCCGCCAGCGTCCGGGGCAGACCAATGAAATCAGCCTGTTTGCCGGACTGATAAAATGCGGCGAGTGTGGGAAGTCGCTGACGGTACGCTACACAAACGCAAAACATCCTCAGCAGATTTATTCCTGCAAGACCTACAATGCCTTTGGAAAGAACCACTGCACCCAGCATCGGATTGACTATGACACCCTTTACAGCCATGTGCTGCGGAAAATCCGGGAATGTGCCAGAGCTGCCCTGATGGACGGGGAAGCGGTTGCCGACCGCTTGACCAATACCTGTGAAGCCGAGCAGCGGGAACAGCGGGAAGCAATGGAACGCTCCCTTACAAGGGACGAGGAACGGATTGAGATTCTGGACAAAATGGTAATGCGGCTTTATGAGGATATGATTGCAGGGCGTATCAGTGAACAGAATTTCAACACCATGCTGGAAAAGACACAGACCGAGCAGACGGAGCTTAAAACAAAAGTGTCCGAGGGCAGAAAGCGGCTGTCCGATGAAGTCCAGCTTGCCAATGATGCAAAACAATGGGTGGAAGCCATTCAGGAATACGCCAACATCACAGAGCTGGACGCAGCCACCCTTAACCGCTTAATCAAAGAAATCGTCGTGCATGAGCGCATTGACGAAGATAAAACAAGACACATTTCTATCGAAATTCATTTTAATCTCAAACCCATCCCGGAGGTGGAACAGGTCACTGCCTGACCTGTCCCGCCGGGACGGTTCTCTTAAAAATACCATATAGATTTTTTGTACGCCGCCGCCCGCCATCGAGCAGAGTTTTACACCTAATTGGGGATAAAACAGCTCATGGCTGGCGGCGGTGTCGCGCTGGTCGGCATTACCCTGATTCCTCTGCTGAGCGGCCTGTTCGGTTAAGAACAGCGGGCGGATTTATTCCGCCTGTACATACGCAATCGCTTCAATCCTCGCTGTGGATAACAGCCCCTATTATAATAGGAAGTGAATTGCTGCAAGACCATCCACCCATCAACGAAAGGCGGTGCTATTATGCAGCTTCTGACCCACATTATTTTTGTTCTGAACCTTCTCAAGACCCTTATCAACCACTTCACCTAAAGGACGGTGACTGCTGAATGGAAACCGTTCTCAAAGCCATAGCCGATTGGATAAAGGGTATCCTGACGGCTGGCATCATGTCAAACCTGTCCGGGCTGTTCGATGCCGTAAATGAGCAGGTCGGTGACATTGCGCAACAGGTCGGCACACGGCCATCGGCCTTTGAACCACGCGTTTTTGCGATGATCGAATCGCTCTCCCGGAACGTGGTTCTGCCGATTGCGGGCATTATCCTCACATTTATCGCCTGTTACGAACTGATTGAAATGATAACCCAGCATAACAACATGGCGCAGTTTGAGCCAGCACTTATTATGCGCTGGATTTTCAAGACCGCTGTTTCAGTATGGTTCATCTCCAACACGTTCGATATTGTGATGGCAGTCTTTGACCTGACGCAGAAAGTCGTGTCCGATTCCAGCGGCATTATTGCGGGCAATACTCGCGTCAATGAAATCGGCCTGTCGATGCTGGAAGCCAGTCTGATGCAAATGGATGTCGGTCCACTCTTCGGGCTTTTTTTTGCAGAGCTTCTTCATCGGCATCACCATGAGAATCCTCTCAACCGTGATTTTCGTCATTGTGTACGGACGCATGATTGAGATCTACTGTATGGTGAGCCTTGCGCCGATTCCCATGGCAACATGGGGCAACCATGAACAGAGCCACATGGGACAGAACTATCTGAAATGCTTGTTTGCGCTGGGATTTCAGGGCTTTCTCATCCTCATCTGCGTGGCCATCTATGCCGTGTTGATTCAGAATGTGGCGATTTCCGGCGATGCCATCAATTCGATCTGGGGCATTGTCGGCTACACCGTCCTGCTCTGTTTCAGTCTGTTCAAAACCAGCTCCGTGACGAAATCTGTTCTCGGAGCGCATTAAAGGGGGTGCTTTATTGGCTGCGTATATTTCTGTTCCTCGCGATTTGACCAAGGTGAAGTCAAAAGTGGCTTTCAACCTGACAAAGCGGCAGCTCATCTGCTTCGGAACGGCGGCACTGATTGGAGTGCCGCTTTTCTTTTTGCTCCGGGATTCCGGCGGCAACTCTGCCGCTACCCTTGGCATGATGGCAGTTATGCTCCCGGCTTTTTTTCTCGGTATGTACGAGAAAAATGGTCAGCCGCTGGAAAAGCTGCTGTCATATTATGTCCGGGCGCGATTCCTGCGCCCGAAAATCCGGCCTTATAAGACCGAAAATTACTATGCGCTGCTCATGAAAGGAGGCATGAACCATGATTCCGTTTTGGAAAAAGACCGATAAAGGCGGCAAGAAAACGCCGCCGAAACCCGCTATTCCTCACACGGCACAGCAGTCCATCCCCATGCAGCGGATGTTTGAGGATGGCACTTGCCGGGTGAAGCCGAACTATTATACTCGGACGATTGCCTATCAGGATATCAATTATCAGTTGGCGCAGCAGGAGGATAAGACTGCGATTTTTGAGGAATGGTGTTCATTCCTCAATTTTTTCGACAGTTCCATCAAGTTTGAACTGTCCTTTGTGAACATGGCAACGGACAGCACCGAGTTTGAAAAGAGTATCCGCATTCCGTTCCAGAAGGACGGTTTCGATGATGTTCGTGCGGAGTATTCCCAGATGCTGCGCCAGCAGCTTGCCAAGGGCAATAATGGTCTGACCAAGACCAAATTTATCACCTTTGGTGTGGAGGGTGAAAGCATGGCGCAGATCAAGCCCCGGCTCGACCACATCCAAAACGATCTGCTGAACAACTTCCACCGGCTGGGTGTGCAGGCAAAGCCCCTGAATGGTGTCCAGCGACTGAAACTCATGCACGATATGTTCAACATGGACGGCGCATCCAAGTTTCACTTCGACTGGAAAGACCTCGTAAAAAGTGGGCTTTCGGTGAAGGATGCTATTGCGCCTACCGCCTTTGCCTTCAAAAACTCCCGGACATTCCAGATGGGCGGCATCTACTGCGCCGCCAGTTTTCTGAGCATCACGGCATCCGACATCAGCGACCAGCTGCTGAAGGACTTTCTGGACATGGATTCGTCCCAGATCGTCACCATGCACATCCAGTCTGTTGACCAGAACCGTGCCATTAAGACCGTGAAGCGCACCATCACCGAACTGGATCGCAGCAAGATCGAGGAACAGAAGAAGGCAATCCGTGCCGGATATGATATTGACATCATTCCGTCGGATTTGGCAACCTACGGCAGAGATGCAAAAGCCCTGCTGAAGGAATTGCAGAGCCAGAACGAGCGAATGTTTTTGGTGACATTCCTCGTGCTGAACACCGGGCGTACCGAACAGGAACTGGAAAACAATGTCTTTCAGGCAAGCTCCATCGCACAGAAGCACAACTGCAATCTGTGCCGCTTGGATTACCAGCAGGAACAGGGGCTTATGTCCTCTCTGCCGCTGGCCGATAATCAGATTGAGATTCAGCGCGGCCTTACTACCAGCAGTACGGCCATTTTCATTCCCTTTACCACGCAGGAACTGTACCAGTCCGGTAAGGAAAGCCTGTATTACGGCCTGAACGCCCTGTCCAACAACCTTATCATGGTGGACCGGAAGAAGCTGAAGAACCCCAACGGTCTGATTCTGGGCACTCCCGGTTCCGGCAAGTCCTTCAGTGCAAAGCGTGAAATCACCAACGCTTTTCTGGTGACGGACGATGATATTATCATCTGCGACCCGGAAGCAGAATACGCTCCGCTGGTGGAGCGTCTGCATGGGCAGGTTATCCACATCGGCCCTGCCAGCACTCAGTATATCAACCCCATGGACATCAACAGCAATTACAGCGAGGAGGACAATCCGCTGGCTCTGAAAGCGGACTTTATTCTTTCGCTGTGTGAACTGGTGGTAGGCGGAAAAGAGGGCTTGCAACCTGTGGAAAAGACGGTCATTGACCGCTGTGTTCATGTGGTCTACCGCAAGTATTTCGAGAATCCCACCCCGGAAAATATGCCCCTGCTGGAAGATCTGTACAACGCTCTGCTGACGCAGGACGAACCGGAAGCCCGCCATGTGGCGGCGGCATTGGAGATTTACGTCAAGGGTTCTTTGAACATCTTCAACCACCACACCAACGTGGACATCCACAACCGCATCGTCTGCTTCGACATCAAGCAGCTGGGCAAGCAGCTGAAAAAGCTGGGAATGCTCATCGTGCAGGATGCCGTGTGGGGGCGCGTTACCGCCAACCGCAGTGCCGGAAAATCCACCCGGTACTATGCAGACGAGTTCCACCTTTTGCTGAAAGAGGAACAGACTGCCGCTTATTCTGTGGAGATTTGGAAGCGTTTCCGTAAGTGGGGCGGCATCCCGACAGCCCTAACGCAGAACGTCAAAGATCTGTTGGCAAGCCCCGAAGTATCGAACATTTTCGAGAACTCGGACTTTGTGTATATGCTCAATCAGGCCAACGGAGACCGACAGATTCTCGCAAAGCAACTCAACATCTCGCCCCATCAGCTTTCCTATGTGACCCACTCCGGCGAAGGTGAAGGGCTGCTGTTCTTCGGCAACGTGATTCTGCCCTTTGTTGACCACTTCCCGAAAGACCTTGAACTCTACCGTATCCTCACGACTAAACTCAACGAGATCTCGGAGGGCACACAGAAATGAGTAATCCGAAGCTGAACATCAAAGAGGAAACGTCAACCCAAAAGACCCGCTCGCCCCCGAAGAAAACCAAGGTGGAGCAGTCGGTGCCCAGAAAGAAAAAGCTGAAAACTGATGCAGATAAAGCTGCGGAAAAGGCACAGCATCTGCGGTTTGGCAAGGCGGAACTGACCCCGGACGAACTGAGCCGGTTGAGTAAGGCGCAGAAACGGGAAATGTACGCCGCCCATGCCGCCCGGTCTGCGGTGCACCGGGAAGTTGACCAGTACGAGGATGAAAATGTCGGCGTGCAAGCGTTGAGCGAGGGCGAAAAAGCGGCGGGAAATGTCCGGGATATTTCCAAGAGCAGATATGCCCGCAAACTCAAGAAGAAAGCCAAGATGCAGGGCAAGAAAGGAACCAAAACCGCAAAATCTTCTGCACAGGAGCCGACTGCTCCACAAGATGCAGGCGCATCCGGCACTGGCGAGGGCGGCTCCAACTGGCTTTCACGCTGGAAACAGCGGCAAGAAATCCACAAAAGCTACTATGCCGCCGCCCGTTCGGGCACAGCGGCACAGACCGCAGGCGGTAAGGCGGCATCCAACGGTGTATCTGCCGCACGGTCCGGCGTGGAACAAGCGGTGGAGAAAGGCAAAACTGCCGTCAGCACCGCCGTAAAGGGGCTGATGAATGCCGCCAAAAGCAGCGCGCACGTTCTGGTGATCGTGGGCGTTTTTATTTTGCTCATCCTCATGGTCATGTCCGGCTTTTCTTCCTGCGGCATCCTCTTTTCCGGCGGCACACAGGTGTCCGGGCAGACCATGTACTCTGCCGAGGACAGAGACATCCGGGGCGCAGAACAAGACTACAAGAAGCTAGAAAAGGAACTGGACAAGAAAATCAAGCGCACCCCCACCGACCACCCCGGCTACAACGAGTACCAGTATCACCTTGACCCTATCGAGCATGACCCATGGCAGTTGACCTCTTTTCTCACGACTCTGTATGACGATTACACCCGGTCGGAGGTGCAGGGCAAGTTGAAGGAGACCTTCAAAAAACAGTACAAGTTGACCACATGGGTGGAGGTGCAGATACGGTATAAGACGGTCTGGGTCATCAGCCCGGCAGGAATCCCGGTTCCCACGCAGGTGCCCTATGAGTACCGCATCTTCCACACTAAACTGGTCAATCGTGGCTTGGAAGTGGTCATCCGGGAGGAACTGGACAACGACCAATGGAAGCGCTACGAGATCTTTCAGGATACCTTGGGTGGTCGGCCTTATCTGTTCAACGGCGGTCTGCCGCCCGGTGGTTCGGATGGCTCCGGCACACCGGGTATTGATTATCAGGTTCCGGCAGAAGCCTTAACGGATAGCGAGTTTGCCGCCATCTACAAGGAAGCCCAAAAGTATGTGGGCACGCCCTATGTCTGGGGCGGCTCTACCCCGGAAACAGGCTTTGACTGCTCCGGCTACGTCTGCTGGGTTTATAACCAGAACGGCTATGATGTGGGGTGCACCACCGCCAACGGCCTGTGGAACAAGAGCCAGCACATCAGCGAGGCAGAAGCAAAGCCCGGTGATTTGGTTTTCTTCAAAGGAACGTATGATACGCCGGGGATGAGCCACGTTGGAATATATCTCGGCAACGGAAAAATGGTCAGTGCCGGAGACCCCATAAAGTATGCTGATATTCATTCGTCCTACTGGCAACAGTATCTTGCCGGATTCGGACGGCTTTCAAAATGAAATGGAGGGTTTACTATGAGCGAAAAATCGGATAAGCTGCGGGCGATGCTGGAAAAAGAGAAAGAACGCCGCATTAAGCTGAACAATCGCATCGAGATTCTGGAACGGCGCATTCAGGAAGAGGATTCCGCCGAGGTCAACGAGATGGTGCGTACTGCAAAGGTCACGCCGGAACAGCTTGCCGCCCTGCTGCGGCAGTCTGCAACCGCCACCCCGACCCCGGCTGCGCTGTCTGCCGTAGGTGCAACTTTTGAAAAGGAGGTCGATGCAGATGAAGATTGAAAAACTGGGTGCGCTGTTGGTATCGGCGGCGCTGTGCGCTGGCATGGCGGCTCCCGCCTTTGCCTTTGAGGGCGAAGCCGCCCCGGTGGAACAGCCGGTTCTGCCGGAAGTTGTGGAGGAGGATGTTGTCACTGTCACGGACGAAACCTCTGGTGCCCTGACCCCGGAGGGCAATCTGACGCTGGTAGACGACTACCACACCAATTATTCCGATGGCAGCGGGCAGCAGTTCATTACGCTGGTGTCAAAGTCGGGAGCCACCTTCTATCTGGTCATTGATAGGAACAGCAAAGGGGCGCAGACAGTCCACTTTATGAATTTGGTGGATGAGGCGGACTTGCTTACCTTGATGGAGGAAGAAGATGCGGATGCTTATACCGCTGAAAAGGAAGCAGCGGCACAGGCGGAACAGGACAGGCTGAAAGCCGAGGAAGAAGCTAAGAAAGCCGCAGAAGAAGTGGCGGC contains:
- a CDS encoding DUF4315 family protein, producing the protein MSEKSDKLRAMLEKEKERRIKLNNRIEILERRIQEEDSAEVNEMVRTAKVTPEQLAALLRQSATATPTPAALSAVGATFEKEVDADED
- the mobQ gene encoding MobQ family relaxase encodes the protein MPCPHNEITIVQRSQRQSAVAAAAYQSGEKLFCEYDQQVKHYPEKRGIVHNEILLPANAPPEYADRNTLWNAAEAVEKQWNSQLARRWVLTIPREIPPDQYAVLVREFCEQQFVSKGMIADFAIHDPHPPGHNPHAHVMLTMRAMDEHGKWLPKSRKVYDLDENGERIKLPSGRWKSHKEDTVDWNDQKYCEIWRHEWEVIQNRYLEANDRPERVDLRSYARQGLDIIPTVHEGAAVRQMEKRGIQTNIGNLNREIRAANRLMKSIRQLIQNLKGWITELGEKRKELLAQKAAEEATLLPNLLMKYMEIRKEERKDWTRSGQNRGTSQDLNAVSEALSYLQQKGLSTVEDLEAFLESSGKSAADYRNQMKPKEARSKVIDGILASRTDCKECKPVYEKYQKIFFKKTKEKFKQEHSEVARYEKAATHLAKHPDDKDSTQKELQEEQETLLEEIAELKVPLTEVQEDLKKLRDIRYWVRKATPGTEESKEPPKKQPIKEVLQDKADEKKAQRTAPAQAKHRQQDMEL
- a CDS encoding PrgI family protein is translated as MAFNLTKRQLICFGTAALIGVPLFFLLRDSGGNSAATLGMMAVMLPAFFLGMYEKNGQPLEKLLSYYVRARFLRPKIRPYKTENYYALLMKGGMNHDSVLEKDR
- a CDS encoding virulence-associated E family protein; amino-acid sequence: MNAMQPPQSIEEIKAGLETTEKGGVRQSIRNCLTVFQRDPLLSGAIAYNILTDRKDIIKPIGFHRESTALNDTDMKYLLLYLEETYGLTNEKKIDNAIGIVANENKYHPIRDYLNTLVWDGTERIRFCLRHFLGADADDYTYEALKLFLLGAISRAFQPGCKFEIMLCLVGGQGAGKSTFFRLLAVRDEWFSDDLRKLDDDNVYRKLQGHWIIEMSEMMATANAKSIEEIKSFLSRQKEVYKIPYETHPADRPRQCVFGGTSNALDFLPLDRSGNRRFIPVMVYPEQAEVHILEDEAASRAYIEQMWAEAMEIYRSGRFKLAFSPDMQRYLKEHQRDFMPEDTKAGMIQAYLDRYTGSMVCSKQLYKEALNHAFDEPKQWEIREINEIMNQCIDRWRYFPNPRMFSEYGRQKGWERENPATDLCNPSEKAMDGFVEVTEQMELPF
- a CDS encoding C40 family peptidase, which codes for MSNPKLNIKEETSTQKTRSPPKKTKVEQSVPRKKKLKTDADKAAEKAQHLRFGKAELTPDELSRLSKAQKREMYAAHAARSAVHREVDQYEDENVGVQALSEGEKAAGNVRDISKSRYARKLKKKAKMQGKKGTKTAKSSAQEPTAPQDAGASGTGEGGSNWLSRWKQRQEIHKSYYAAARSGTAAQTAGGKAASNGVSAARSGVEQAVEKGKTAVSTAVKGLMNAAKSSAHVLVIVGVFILLILMVMSGFSSCGILFSGGTQVSGQTMYSAEDRDIRGAEQDYKKLEKELDKKIKRTPTDHPGYNEYQYHLDPIEHDPWQLTSFLTTLYDDYTRSEVQGKLKETFKKQYKLTTWVEVQIRYKTVWVISPAGIPVPTQVPYEYRIFHTKLVNRGLEVVIREELDNDQWKRYEIFQDTLGGRPYLFNGGLPPGGSDGSGTPGIDYQVPAEALTDSEFAAIYKEAQKYVGTPYVWGGSTPETGFDCSGYVCWVYNQNGYDVGCTTANGLWNKSQHISEAEAKPGDLVFFKGTYDTPGMSHVGIYLGNGKMVSAGDPIKYADIHSSYWQQYLAGFGRLSK
- a CDS encoding CHC2 zinc finger domain-containing protein — encoded protein: MNVFEAVKQSVTTRQAAEHYGIHVGRNGMACCPFHNDKTPSMKLDRRYHCFGCGADGDVIDFAAALYGLGKKEAAVQLANDFGLSYEDWKPPGKAKKPKPRQKSPEEQFQEAKNRCFRILADYLHLLMAWRTEYAPHSPEEAFHPRFVEALQKQAHVEYLLDVLLFGETEEKAALIADYGKDVIQLEQRMAELAAADAARTKKHHERHAAAPEH
- a CDS encoding VirB4-like conjugal transfer ATPase, CD1110 family, with translation MIPFWKKTDKGGKKTPPKPAIPHTAQQSIPMQRMFEDGTCRVKPNYYTRTIAYQDINYQLAQQEDKTAIFEEWCSFLNFFDSSIKFELSFVNMATDSTEFEKSIRIPFQKDGFDDVRAEYSQMLRQQLAKGNNGLTKTKFITFGVEGESMAQIKPRLDHIQNDLLNNFHRLGVQAKPLNGVQRLKLMHDMFNMDGASKFHFDWKDLVKSGLSVKDAIAPTAFAFKNSRTFQMGGIYCAASFLSITASDISDQLLKDFLDMDSSQIVTMHIQSVDQNRAIKTVKRTITELDRSKIEEQKKAIRAGYDIDIIPSDLATYGRDAKALLKELQSQNERMFLVTFLVLNTGRTEQELENNVFQASSIAQKHNCNLCRLDYQQEQGLMSSLPLADNQIEIQRGLTTSSTAIFIPFTTQELYQSGKESLYYGLNALSNNLIMVDRKKLKNPNGLILGTPGSGKSFSAKREITNAFLVTDDDIIICDPEAEYAPLVERLHGQVIHIGPASTQYINPMDINSNYSEEDNPLALKADFILSLCELVVGGKEGLQPVEKTVIDRCVHVVYRKYFENPTPENMPLLEDLYNALLTQDEPEARHVAAALEIYVKGSLNIFNHHTNVDIHNRIVCFDIKQLGKQLKKLGMLIVQDAVWGRVTANRSAGKSTRYYADEFHLLLKEEQTAAYSVEIWKRFRKWGGIPTALTQNVKDLLASPEVSNIFENSDFVYMLNQANGDRQILAKQLNISPHQLSYVTHSGEGEGLLFFGNVILPFVDHFPKDLELYRILTTKLNEISEGTQK
- a CDS encoding recombinase family protein is translated as MAMMNEMEYRTIGSALAGGYRAAVYCRLSKDDDLQGESASIANQRDMLEKYCEKQGWEVVAVYQDDGFTGLNMERPDLQRMLRAIERRQINLVITKDLSRLGRNYLQTGHLIEDFFPRNGVRYIAMNDGIDTLRDNNDIAPFKNILNEMYSKDISKKVHSSYLLKAQKGQFTGCLAPFGYRKDPEDKNHLLIDEETAPIVRLIFGYALNGHGPNYIRRRLEEEKIPCPTWWNRERGLRNTRTKWEKKDPEKGRYMWDFSVIKDLLMNPVYTGAIASQKKDYRFKIGTIGEKKPEDWIVVEGQHEPLIDRMSFDIVQNKLKSRQRPGQTNEISLFAGLIKCGECGKSLTVRYTNAKHPQQIYSCKTYNAFGKNHCTQHRIDYDTLYSHVLRKIRECARAALMDGEAVADRLTNTCEAEQREQREAMERSLTRDEERIEILDKMVMRLYEDMIAGRISEQNFNTMLEKTQTEQTELKTKVSEGRKRLSDEVQLANDAKQWVEAIQEYANITELDAATLNRLIKEIVVHERIDEDKTRHISIEIHFNLKPIPEVEQVTA